One stretch of Kogia breviceps isolate mKogBre1 chromosome 18, mKogBre1 haplotype 1, whole genome shotgun sequence DNA includes these proteins:
- the FAM98C gene encoding protein FAM98C has product MEGAEAEEREWAAVARDLLALGYEGFPGAASLGTSCPDFRAVCARLAAELATLGALERQREEGTEALSGSVPEEEFLPQLAGLLRELHCPDRELCGGDCAASLREPGARLRLLRFLCSEVQAARLLLLQSRLDPSPEQSGVEGAEEGSGLVQEMVLTLQALGLPRPMPGTPASQLLRDLHAKIAELLPSLPTGSLQPLLSYPLDAPRWEALESLYQSLRDQYCCRRCLLLKRLDLTTSAFHWSDRAEAQGEAMKAALIPIREALTPESDVSIAHVLAARADLSRLVPATSKTARRGTCCAIHKVLMGSVPDRGGRPNELEAPMPSWQSRREDGGGRKAGRQCWGRKKKK; this is encoded by the exons ATGGAGGGGGCGGAGGCGGAGGAGCGGGAGTGGGCCGCCGTGGCCCGGGACCTGCTGGCGCTGGG GTATGAAGGTTTTCCGGGGGCGGCGTCGCTGGGCACCTCATGCCCAGACTTCAGGGCTGTGTGCGCGCGACTGGCGGCGGAGCTGGCGACTCTGGGTGCCCTGGAGCGGCAGCGAGAGGAGGGCACGGAGGCGCTGAGCG GTTCTGTTCCCGAGGAGGAATTCCTGCCGCAGTTGGCCGGCCTGTTGCGGGAGTTGCACTGCCCTGACCGCGAGCTCTGCGGCGGAGACTGCGCGGCCTCGCTGCGGGAGCCCGGCGCGCGCCTGCGCCTGCTGC GCTTTCTCTGCTCGGAGGTCCAGGCTGCGCGCCTCCTCCTCCTGCAATCCCGTCTGGATCCCAGCCCTGAGCAGTCCGGTGTGGAGGGAGCAGAGGAGGGATCTGGCCTTGTCCAGGAAATGGTCCTTACTCTCCAAGCCCTGGGGCTGCCTAGACCCATGCCGGGGACCCCAGCCAGCCAGCTGCTTCGAGACTTGCATGCCAAG ATCGCGGAGCTGCTGCCTTCCCTGCCCACAGGGTCCCTGCAGCCTCTCCTCAGCTATCCGCTGGATGCACCCAGATGG GAAGCATTGGAGTCTCTGTACCAAAGCCTGCGAGATCAGTACTGCTGTCGTCGCTGCCTCCTCCTCAAGCGCCTGGACCTCACAACATCTGCTTTCCACTGGAGTGATCGGGCAGAG GCCCAAGGAGAGGCCATGAAGGCAGCGCTGATCCCAATTCGAGAGGCTCTGACCCCAGAATCGGATGTCTCCATTGCACACGTCCTGGCTGCTCGAGCTGACCTGTCACGCCTTGTCCCAGCCACCAGCAAGACTGCCCGCCGAGGGACCTGCTGTGCTATCCACAAG GTGCTTATGGGCAGCGTTCCAGACCGGGGGGGCCGCCCAAATGAGCTGGAGGCTCCCATGCCCAGCTGGCAGAGCAgaagagaggatggaggtgggcgGAAGGCAGGCCGCCAGTGCTGGGGCCGcaagaagaagaagtaa